The Duganella sp. BuS-21 sequence AGCGTTTGAGATAGGCGAGCGAGGAATAGCCGGTGCCGAAATCGTCGATGGCGATACGGGCTTTGCGTTCGGCCATTTTGGACAGGATGGACTCGGCATGCACCGGGTCGATCATCAGTGTGCCTTCTGTGATTTCTAAAACCAATTGCTCACCAAGTAGGCCGGAGAAAGCAATCGCATCGTCCAGCACATCCAGAAATTTGTCGTTGCGGAATTGTCGCGGGCTGATATTAACAGAGATGTACAAGCTGCGCTTGGCCACTTCTTCAAATTGTTTCAGTTGCACGCAGGCCGCTTTCAGGGCCCAGGCGCCGAGCAGGTTAATCAGGCCGTTGGTCTCGGCGATGGGAATGAAGCGCGCCGGCGGCACCATGCCCAGCGTCGGATGCTTCCAGCGCATCAGCGTTTCAAAGCCCTGGATCTCGCGCGTGGAGGCGTCGACAATGGGCTGGTAGTACAACTGGAACTCGCCTTCGCGCACCGCCTGGAACATGGCCGCTTCCAGCGAGATGTCGTGCTGCGGCGGGCCGGATTGGGCGGGGCTGTAGACCACCGCGCGCGCCTTGCCGGTTTCCTTGGCGCGCGACATGGCGGCGTCGGCCAGCGCCAGCAGCCGGATTTCGTCTTCCGCGTGTTCCGGATACACGGCCACGCCGACCGAGGCGCCGACGTAAATCGTGTGGCTCTCGATCTCGAACGGCGACTGCAGCGTGGCGATCAGGCGGCCGGTCACCAGCTTGATCTGCGCTTCGGTAGCGGTACCAGGCAAGATCGCCACAAATTCATCGCCGCCCACGCGCGCCAGGGTGTCGCTGTCGCGCAGGGTCTTGCGCAGGCGCTGGGCCGCCATGCGCAACATGGCGTCGCCGATCGGATGGCCGAGGCCATCGTTGACTTTCTTGAAGCCGTCCAGGCCCACCGTGGCCACCGAGAAGCCCTGGCCGGAGCGGCGCGCGTTGGCGATCACCATGCGCATGCGGTCGGACAGCAGCAGGCGGTTGGGTAGTTCGGTCAGCGCGTCGTGGGTGGCCATGTGGCGCAGGCGCTCTTCGGTGGCGTGCTGCACCGTCATGTCGCGGCCCACCACCAGCAGTTCCAGCGCGCCGTCGGCGTTGTCGTAGGCGGAGATGCGCAGCTCGTGCCAGATCTCGATGTCGGTCGTCTTGATGCGCACTTCGAGCAGCTTGGTGCCGCGTGACTCGCTTACTTCGGCCAGCGCCGCCGCCAAAGCGGCCTGGTCGGCGTCCGCCACCATCGTGGCGATGGCGCTGCCGGCCAGCGGCGCGGCGGCGCCGATGCGGGCACTGGCGCGTCGGCTGGCAAACAATAGCTGGCCTGGGGGAGTGAGGCGAAAGACGACATCGCCAGCCTCTTCCATGAGGTTATCCAATTCATGACGCGGCTGAGATGAAACGCTGGTTGGCATCGCGAAAACTATTCTTTCAAATAAGCGGAACTACGCGTGTAACAATTAAACTGGGTGAATCTTGCAAAAGCATAACGAAATGTATCACTGATGAGTGGCAAATTACATGAAAAAAGACAACATTACAGCGTCTTTTTGAGAAATCTCTTGAGATGTTAAAAAAAACCGCTTTTCAGAGGGAGAAACCGCCTTTTCGATGGGCCTGGTTGATAGCTGTTTGACAAAAATATCGGCTCTCGATGCGCAGCGCGTTGGCGAAGTCCACGCGCAATCCTTCGACCATGGCGCACAGCACGGCCTCGGCCGCCGGCACAGTGCCGCCGGCGCGCTGGCGCAGCATCGCGGGCGCGGTTTGCAGCAGCGCGCGCACCGCTGGGGCGTCCAGGCCGCCGCCTGGCAGTTGGTGGTTCTTGGTCTCCCATGGCTGGACCGCGGCGGCGCCGGTGTCGCCGAGCGCGTCGGCGAGTTCGGATTCATCGCCGACCACTTTGTGTACCAGGCCGGCTTGCAGCGCTTGCGTCGCGTTCAGCCGCGCGCCGTCGAGCAGCAACGGCATGGCGGCCTGCACGCCGGTCAGGCGCACCGTGCGGGCGATTTCGCCGGCCACCGGGGCCAGGCCCATGAGCACTTGCGGCAGGCTGAGATGCGCATCCGCCAGGGCGATGCGGCGGTGGCAGGCCAGCGCCAGGCCGAGGGCGTGGCCGCAGACGTCGCCGCCCAGGGTGGCGCTCACCGGCACGCCCATGCCTTCCAGCCGGCACAGCAGGGCGTTGTAGGAGGCCAGCATGTGCATGCAGTCGGCCGCTTGCGCCGGCGTCAGCGCCATCAGGTGTTCCAGCTCGTGGCTGGGATCGGCGGCGTTGGCGTCGAAGCCGATCTGGATGGCGCCGAGGTGCGGATGGCGCGACTCCAGCTGGTCGAGCAGGTCGCCCAGTTCGCGCTGGAATAGCCGGCTCAGCGGATTGATGCTGCGTGCCGCCAGCAGCACCGTGATGGTGTCGCCGTTGTGCTGGGTGGTGATCATGCCCGCACCCGTTCGATGATGGTGGCGATGCCCATGCCGCCGCCGACGCACATGGTGACCATGCCGCGCCGCAGCCCGCGCAGCTCCAGTTCATCGAGCAGGGTGCCGAGCAGCATGCAGCCGGTGGCGCCGAGCGGGTGGCCGAGCGCGATGGCGCCGCCGTTGACGTTGACCTGGTCGTCCGGGATCTCCAGCTCGTGCATGAAACGTAGCACCACGGAAGCGAAGGCTTCGTTCACCTCATACAGGTCAATGTCGCCGGCACGCAGCCCCGCCAGCTTGAGCGCCTTGCGGGCCGCCGGCGCCGGGCCGGTCAGCATGATGGTCGGTTCGCTGCCGGTGACGGCGGCGGCAACGATGCGCGCGCGCGGCGGCAGGCCGATGCGCGCGCCGGCCGCCTGGCTGCCGATCAAAGCCAGCGCCGCGCCGTCCACGATGCCGGAGGAGTTACCTGCGGTATGCAGGTGCGCGATCTGCTGCAACTGCGGATATTTGCGCAGTGCCACGCTGTCGAAACCCAGCTTGCCCATGGCGGCAAACGCCGGCTGCAGGCCTTCCAGCGCCTCCATGGTGGTGGTGGGCTTGATGAATTCGTCTTCGGCCAGGATGGTCACGCCGTTCTGGTCGCGCACCGGCACGATGGAGCGGAAGCGACCGGCCGCACGCGCGGCGGCGGCCTTGTGCTGCGAGCGCAGCGCGAAGGCATCCAGCTGTTCGCGCTGGTGGCTGTCCAGCGTGGCGATCAGGTCGGCGCCTATGCCTTGCGGCACGACGTCGGTTTTGAAACTGGTTTCGGGGTCCAAGGCCCAGGCGCCGCCGTCCGCGCCCATGGGCACGCGCGACATCGATTCGATGCCGCCGGCCACCACCAGCTCTTCCCAACCGGAGCGCACCTTCTGCGCCGCCAGGTTGACCGCGTCCAGGCCGGAGGCGCAAAAACGGTTGAGCTGCACGCCCGCCACCTTCCAGTCCCAGCCGGCGGCCAGCGCGGCGATCTTGGCGATGTCCGCGCCCTGCTCGCCGATGGGGGTGACGCAGCCCAGCACCACGTCGTCGACCAGCCCGGTATCGAGCTGGTGGCGCTGCTGCAGCTCCTGCATCAGGCCGGTAAGTAGCGAGATCGGCTTGACGCTGTGCAGGCTGCCATCCTGGCTGCCCTTGCCGCGTGGGGTGCGGATGGCTTCATAAATATAGGCGTCGGTCATGCGAACTCCGTGCTGATTAGCGTTTATGATCACGGTCATTGTTAAAGAAAACCAAAAACAGCGGTTTGAACGGAGACAAGATGCCGCCATTCGACACGCACGAAGTGCGCAATGCTGTTGCGCCGTTTGCCAATATCAATCTGTGCGCGGCCGATCCGGCCGGCCATACGCGGCTCGACTGCGTGCTGGGCAGCGCCGGCGCCATGCGCGCGGCACTCACCCACGCGCTGCACCATGCGCGCCGACGCGTGGCCTTCGGCCGCCCGCCGCAGGGCGTGGACTGCGCGGCCATTCTGGCCAGGGCTCTGGTAGATCCGGCCTAGTATAATGCGGCATACCGCCGCCCAATCGCTAATAAGAGCACACTCAATGAAACAAGATCCGCGTTTTCCCAACCTCTTCATCACCGACCACCCGCTGATCCAGCACAAGCTGAGCCACATGCGCGCCAAGGATACGTCGACCCGTACCTTCCGCGACCTGCTCAAGGAAATCACGCTGCTGATGGGTTATGAGATCACCCGCGACCTGCCGCTGACTACCCGCACCGTCGAAACACCGTTGATGACCATCGACGCGCCGGTGATCGCCGGCCGCAAGCTGGCCATCGTGCCGATCCTGCGCGCCGGCATCGGCATGAGCGACGGCCTGCTCGACCTGGTGCCGTCGGCGCGCGTCGGCCACATCGGCGTGTTCCGCGATCCCGACACCCACCAGCCGGTGGAATACCTGGTGCGCCTGCCGGACACCGTCGAACGTACCTTCATCCTGTGCGACCCGATGGTAGCCACCGGTAATTCGGCCGTGCACGCAGTCGATGTGCTGAAAAAGCGCGGCGTCACCGATGAGCAGATCATCTTCCTGGCGCTGGTGGCGGCGCCGGAGGGCATCGAAGTGTTCCAGAAAGCGCATCCGGGTGTGAAGATCTACTGCGCCTCGCTGGACTCGCACCTGAACGACCACGCCTACATCGTGCCGGGCCTGGGCGACGCCGGCGACCGCATCTTCGGCACCAAATAATGGCGATCCCGGTCGATCCCGATTTCCGCGCGCGCCTGGCGGTGCTGAACGACAAGTTCGCCGCCACCGTGCCTGGCACGCTGGACAAGATCCGCGCCGCGCTGGACGGCTGCGTGGCGGACCAATATCCGTCGCCGGCGGCGCTGCACGAGCTGCACGAAGTACTGCACAGTGTGGCGGGTTCGGCCGGTACTTTCGGTTTTGCCGTGTTCGGCAGGGAAGCGCGCCGCATCGAGCAGATGGTGCGCGCCGTCCTGACCACGCAAACCGGCTGGGCGCCGGTGATTCCCGAGGTGGAAAAGCTGCTGGTGTGGGCTGCACGCGACGCCAAGGCCAGCGAATACGATTAACGCGCGCTTGATCTAGCGCAAAGCATGTATGATTTGTTTGTCTATAGTGACAAATACACCCAGTAACGAAGAGTGGTTTGAAGGTTGAGTACCAAAAAAAGCGACGCTTTGCATTTATTTTCGCGAAAACGTGCTTTTCTCTCGTAATTGGGTATAATGCGGGATCGTTTAGATTCAAGAGTAGTACAGATTGTCTTTCTTGCCTCAAAAACGATATCACGGGCGCAAGCCCAAATTAACTGTGAAATAGGAATTGTAATGGCAACTGGTATCGTAAAATGGTTCAATGATTCGAAGGGTTTCGGCTTTATCACCCCTGACGAAGGCGGCGAAGATCTGTTCGCTCACTTCTCGGCGATTCAGTCGGCTGGCTTCAAGTCGCTGCAAGAGAACCAACGTGTTTCCTTCGAAGTAACCGCTGGCCCTAAAGGCAAGCAAGCTTCGAACATTCAGCCTATCTAATACGCTGGATCTAACGATCAAGAAATCCTCGGAATCCGAGGATTTTTTTTCGCCTGGACCTTTTCAACCTGTCCCTTTAAATTTTCTTGCGCCAGTAGTCCGGCTGCGCATAGGTATGACGCAGAAAATCGACAAACGCCCGCACCCTCAGCGGCAAATGCCGGCGCTGCGCAAACACCGCATAGATATCGCTACCCGGCGCCGAATAGCCGTCCAGCACAGTTTGTAATCTGCCCGCCGCAATCGCGCTGCCCACTTCCCACATCGAACGCCACGCCAGCCCTTTGCCGGCCAGCGCCCACTCGTGCAGCACCTGGCCGTCGTTGCAAGCCATATTGCCGTTGACCTTCAGCACCACATTCTTGTCGTCCTCGCGCAAGGTCCAGCCGCGCTGGCTGCCTTCGCTGCTGATCGCCAGGCAGTTGTGTTTGGCCAGATCGGCCAGGGTTTCCGGTATGCCGTGGCGCTTCAGATAGGCTGGCGAGCCAACCACCACGCGTTCATTGTCGGCCAGCTTGACGCTGACCAGGCTGGAATCGGACAGGCTGGCGATGCGGATCGCCACATCGATGCCTTCGCCGACGATGTCGACCATGCGGTCGCTCATGTTCAGCGTGACCGTCACATCGCGGTGCTCGGCCAGGAAGGAGGGCAGCAGTGGCGCCACGTGCTGGCGTCCGAAGCCGGCCGGCGCCGAGATCATCAAATGCCCTGTGGCGTGCGCGCTACGCTCGGACACCGCCGATTCCGCTTCCTCCAGCTCCGCCAGGATGCGCTGGCAATCCTCCAGAAAGGCCGTACCCTCATCGGTAAGGGCCAGCTTGCGGGTGGTGCGTTGCAGCAGCTTGACGCCGAGACGGGCCTCCAGCGCATCGAGCCGGCGTCCTATCATCGCCGGGGCGATGCCTTCGGCGCGGGCTGCCGCCGACAGGCTGCCTTTGGCGACCACCTCAACGAAAGTGGAAATTTGTCTGAACTGGCCCATGAATACCTGTCTCCGTCACTTTTTACAAAAACGCATAGATGAAGTGATTTTTAGTCTTGTTTGCATAACTAACGATTGAATATACTTTAAAACACTGGCGCGTGTAACTGAGCCCACATACTAAAAACACTGCACTGCAACAAGCTTATAATTAGCTGATTCGTTGACATTCTTTTACGGAGACCTCCCATGACGCAATCCACCATCACCCTGCCAGACGGCATGCAAGTCACTGGCGACATCAAGCCTGGCTACGAAACCATTCTGGTGCCCGAGGCACTGGCGCTGGTGGCCAAGCTGAGCCGCGAGTTCGAAGCGCGCCGCCAACAACTGCTGGCCGTGCGCGTGGAGCGCGCCAAGCGCCTGGACGCCGGCGAACGCCCGGACTTCCTGGCCGACACCGCACACATCCGTAACGGCGACTGGAAAATCGCGCCGATTCCGAAGGCGCTGGAATGCCGTCGCGTGGAAATCACCGGCCCGGTGGAGCGCAAGATGGTCATCAACGCATTGAACTCCGGCGCCGACAGCTATATGACCGACTTCGAAGATTCGAACTCGCCAAGCTGGGACAACCAGATCACCGGCCAGATCAATATGAAGGACGCGGTGCGCGGCACCATCGCCCTGGAGCAGAACGGCAAGTCCTACAAGCTGAACGAGAAAGTCGCCACCCTGGTGGTACGTCCGCGCGGCTGGCACCTGGATGAGAAGCATGTGCTGGTGGACGGCAAACGCGTCTCCGGCGGCATCTTCGACTTCGCGTTGTTCATGTTCCACAACGCCAAGGAGCAGATCGCACGCGGCGCCGGCCCGTTCTTCTACCTGCCGAAAATGGAATCGCACCTGGAAGCGCGCCTGTGGAACGACATCTTCGTGATGACGCAGAACGAGCTGGGCCTGCCGCAAGCCACCATCAAGGCCACCGTGCTGATCGAAACCATTCTGGCCGCGTTCGAAATGGACGAAATCCTGTACGAACTGCGTGAACACAGCTCGGGCCTGAACGCCGGTCGCTGGGATTACATCTTCTCCTGCATCAAGAAGTTCAAGCTGGACAAGGACTTCTGCCTGGCCGACCGCGCCAAGGTCACCATGACCGCGCCGTTCATGCGCTCGTATGCGCTGCTGCTGCTGAAGACTTGCCACAAACGCAATGCGCCGGCCATCGGCGGCATGGCGGCGCTGATTCCGATCAAGAACGATACGGAGAAAAACGACATCGCCATGGGCGGCGTGCGCAACGACAAGGCGCGCGATGCCACCGACGGCTACGACGGCGGTTGGGTGGCGCACCCCGGGCTGGTGGAGCTGGCCATGGCCGAGTTCAAGAAAGTGTTGGGCGACAAGCCGAACCAGATCGACAAGCAGCGCCTCGACGTGGAAGTGCACGCCGAACAGCTGTTGGACTTCAAGCCGGAAACGCCGATCACCGAAGCTGGCCTGCGTTACAACATCAATGTCGGCATCCACTACCTGGGCAGCTGGCTGAACGGCAACGGCTGCGTGCCGATCCACAACCTGATGGAAGATGCGGCCACGGCCGAGATCAGCCGCTCGCAGGTGTGGCAGTGGATCCGCTCGACCAAGGGCGTGCTGGACGACGGCCGCAAGGTCACCGCCGACATGGTGCGCGCGATGATCCCGGAAGAACTGGCTAAGGTCAAAGTAACCGCACCGGACGGCAACACGCCAGCCTATCCGCGCGCGGCGCAGATCTTCGAAGAGATGTCGACCTCGGAATCGTTCGAAGAATTCCTGACGCTGCCGCTGTACGAAGAAATCTAAGTCAACGTCGCTCCCGCGCAAGCGGGAGCCCATGCTGACTATGGATTCCCGCGTCCGCAGGAGTCATTTCGCCCAATGGGCGAAATGACGGGCGCTGTTAGAAGTCGTTCTTCCACAAGCGCAGCGCGGTGAAGGTCGCCAGTGGCGTATCGATGCGATCGAGACGCCCGGCCTGCACTAGCTGCTGCGCAATCGCCGGCTCGCGGTAACGCAGGAAGGGATTGGTCGCTTTCTCCAGGCCGATGCTGCTGGGCACGGTGGGCATGTCGTGCTCGCGCTTGTCCGTCTCCGCCTTCACCCGCTCCTGCAGCGCAACATTATCCGGCTCCACCACGCGCGCGAAGCGCAGGTTGGACAGCGTGTACTCGTGCGCGCAGTACACCAGCGCATCATCCGGCAGCGCGGCCAGCTTGCCGAGCGAGCTGATCATCTGGGCCGGCGTGCCTTCGAACAGGCGTCCGCAACCGCCGGCAAACAGCGTGTCGCCACAGAACAGCCAGGCCGGCGCATCGCCGCTGGCGTCGCGCACGTAGGCGATGTGGCCCATGGTGTGGCCCGGCACATCGAGCACGTTCAGCTTCAGCGCCAGTCCCGGCACGTCGATGGTCTTGCCTTCGCCGACCGGCAGCGTGACAGCGGCGATGGTCTCGTTGCGCGGGCCGAAAACGGGAACCTGATAATGCTGTAATAATTCAGGGACGCCGCCGATATGGTCAGCATGGTGATGGGTGAGTAGAATGGCGGTGAGCTTCAGGCCATGATCTTTCAGTGCCGCCAGGATGGGTTTGGCGTCGCCGGGGTCGACTACTGCGGCATGTGTGCCATCATGGATCAACCACAGGTAGTTATCGCGGAATGCCGGTACCGTTAAAACAGTGAGAGCTTGAGTAGAAGATATGGTCATTGGATCGCTAAAGGCTAAGCATGGATAAGGCGGGATCAGAGAAATCCATTATAGCGCTGGAAGGCTGGCTGCAAACGCCCGCAGGTGTGTACATGCGTGCGTGGGAACAAAGCTGTCTCGATAATTTAACAGCCGATATCTTCGGCTACAACGCGGTGCAGATCGGCATGCCTGAAATCGATGCACTTGCCGCCAGCCGCATGCCGTACAAGCTGCTGGCCGACCGCAAAACGCGCGCGGTACGCGACAACCTGCGCGCCGTCAACGTCACGCTCGACTACACGGAATTGCCGTTCGCCTCGCAAAGCGTGGACCTCATCGTGCTGCCGCACGTGCTGGAATTTTCCACCGATCCGCACCAGGTGCTGCGCGAAGTCGAGCGCGTGCTGATACCGGAAGGGCAGGTTGTCATCTGCGGTTTCAATCCGGCCAGCCTGTGGGGCGCGCGCCATGTGCTGCGGCGCGTCGGCGGCACCTCGTTCCTGCCGCGCACCGAGGAGCTGATTTCCATGCCGCGCATGAAAGACTGGCTAAAATTGCTGAACATGAGCGCCAGCCAGAGCCACTTCGGCTGCTACGCGCCGGCCTGCCGTACAGAAAAATGGCTACAACGCTACACCTTCATGGATAATGCCGGGTCGCGCTGGTGGCCGTACTTCGGCGGCGTGTACATCATACAAGCGGTCAAGCGCGTGAAAGGCATGCGCTTGATCGGTCCGGCATGGACCAAAAAAACGGCCAACGCCCAGGTGGGCGTGCCGGTAACAAACAAACAACGGGAACAGCAGGATGGATAAGGTTGAAATTTTTACCGACGGCGCATGCAAGGGCAATCCTGGCCTCGGCGGTTGGGGCGCATTGCTGGTGGCCGAGGGCGCCGAAAAGGAAATCTGCGGCGGCGCGCGCGACACCACCAACAACCGCATGGAATTGCAGGCGGTGATCGAGGCGCTGACCGTGCTGAAGCGGCCGTGCACGGTGGTGCTGCACACCGACAGCCAGTACGTGCAAAAGGGCATCAGCGAATGGATCCACGGCTGGAAGGCGCGTGGCTGGAAAACCGCGAGCAAGGAGCCGGTCAAGAACGAGGACTTGTGGAAGGCGCTCGACGCCGCGCAGCAGATGCACACGGTCGAATGGCGCTGGGTGCGCGGCCACAATGGCCATCCTGGCAACGAACGCGCCGACATGCTGGCCAATCGCGGCGTGGAAGTGGCGCGCGCCCGCTGATATACTGCTCGCTGAAATTCATAACGGAACACTATGCGCCAAATCGTACTCGATACTGAAACCACCGGTATCAACCCCAAGCTGGGCAACCGCATCCTGGAAATCGGCTGTGTGGAGCTGTTCGAGCGTAAGCTGACCGGCAACAATTTGCACTTCTACATCAACCCGGAGCGGGAATCGGAAGAGGGCGCGCTGAACGTCCACGGCCTGACCACCGAGTTCCTGAGCGACAAGCCCAAATTCCGCGAGATCGTCGAACAGCTGCGCGAGTACATCCAGGGCGCCGAAGTCATCATCCACAATGCGCCGTTCGACTTGGGCTTCCTGAATCATGAATTCAAGCTGCTGAACCTGCCGGATTTCAGCAGTCACATCGGCGGCGTGATCGACACGCTGGTGCAGGCCAAGGAACTCCATCCGGGCAAACGCAACTCGCTGGACGCGCTGTGCGACCGCTACGGCATCTCCAACTCTCACCGTAAGCTGCACGGCGCGCTGCTGGATGCCGAGCTGCTGGCCGACGTCTACCTGGCCATGACGCGCGGGCAGAACAGCCTGGGCATGGATGTGGAAGAAGAAGTGGTCAACATCGGCGAACTGCTGGCGCCGGTGGCCATGGCCGACATCATCTTTGTGCCGGCCTCGGAAGCCGAGCTGGCCGAGCATGCGGCCACCTTGGCGGGGCTGGACAAGGCGGTAAAAGGGCAATGCATCTGGACCGCCTCGCTGAATCCACCAGCGCCGCTGGCCGCTGCCGCATAATCAGGGCTTGCATCAAGCGGGTCCAAGCACTATAATGCTCGGACTCAAGGGGAGGTTAGCTCAGGGGTAGAGCACTGCATTCACACTGCAGGGGTCGCAAGTTCGAAACTTGCACTTCCCACCAGAATTCGTATAAAAATCAAGCACTTAAAAATGATCCAGCCTTTAGTCGGCTGGATTTTTTTTTGTCGGTGTAATTTGCGGGTGTAATTTACTTTTGCACCTGAGTGGGGCACTCTGATGTGGGCCAATACCTTTACTTCCATGGCCTTGAAGCTGTGCTCATCGTGATTCTGTTCGCGCGGTGCCTAGCTCCTTTTCCCGAAGGGCATGGCACGCGCGACTGTACGTTGCCATTTACCGCGCGACGCCGCTCGTGGTCAGCGTCACCGGGGCGATGGTGCCGTCCGCATTGAACGCCAGCCGCTCAATCGCGAGTTGGCGGTGGTTACCGTCGCTCTGACCCAGCGGGCGGCGGTGATAGGCGATATACCATGCGTCGGTCCCGGGAATATTGACGATCGAGTGATGGCCTGCGCCGGTTGCGACACGGCTGTCCTGTTGCAGGATCTTGCCGATCCGTTTGAACGGCCCGAGTGGCGAGTCGCTGATCGCGTAGGCCACGCTATAGTCGGGGCCGGTCCATTCGCCTTCCGACCACATCATGTAGTACCTGCCCTTGCGCTTGGCCATGAACGGGCCTTCGACATAGGCCGGGTCCGGCGTGATTTCCTTGTAGCGCGTGCCGTCGGCGA is a genomic window containing:
- a CDS encoding Hpt domain-containing protein, producing the protein MAIPVDPDFRARLAVLNDKFAATVPGTLDKIRAALDGCVADQYPSPAALHELHEVLHSVAGSAGTFGFAVFGREARRIEQMVRAVLTTQTGWAPVIPEVEKLLVWAARDAKASEYD
- a CDS encoding LysR substrate-binding domain-containing protein, which encodes MGQFRQISTFVEVVAKGSLSAAARAEGIAPAMIGRRLDALEARLGVKLLQRTTRKLALTDEGTAFLEDCQRILAELEEAESAVSERSAHATGHLMISAPAGFGRQHVAPLLPSFLAEHRDVTVTLNMSDRMVDIVGEGIDVAIRIASLSDSSLVSVKLADNERVVVGSPAYLKRHGIPETLADLAKHNCLAISSEGSQRGWTLREDDKNVVLKVNGNMACNDGQVLHEWALAGKGLAWRSMWEVGSAIAAGRLQTVLDGYSAPGSDIYAVFAQRRHLPLRVRAFVDFLRHTYAQPDYWRKKI
- the dnaQ gene encoding DNA polymerase III subunit epsilon → MRQIVLDTETTGINPKLGNRILEIGCVELFERKLTGNNLHFYINPERESEEGALNVHGLTTEFLSDKPKFREIVEQLREYIQGAEVIIHNAPFDLGFLNHEFKLLNLPDFSSHIGGVIDTLVQAKELHPGKRNSLDALCDRYGISNSHRKLHGALLDAELLADVYLAMTRGQNSLGMDVEEEVVNIGELLAPVAMADIIFVPASEAELAEHAATLAGLDKAVKGQCIWTASLNPPAPLAAAA
- a CDS encoding bifunctional diguanylate cyclase/phosphodiesterase; protein product: MEEAGDVVFRLTPPGQLLFASRRASARIGAAAPLAGSAIATMVADADQAALAAALAEVSESRGTKLLEVRIKTTDIEIWHELRISAYDNADGALELLVVGRDMTVQHATEERLRHMATHDALTELPNRLLLSDRMRMVIANARRSGQGFSVATVGLDGFKKVNDGLGHPIGDAMLRMAAQRLRKTLRDSDTLARVGGDEFVAILPGTATEAQIKLVTGRLIATLQSPFEIESHTIYVGASVGVAVYPEHAEDEIRLLALADAAMSRAKETGKARAVVYSPAQSGPPQHDISLEAAMFQAVREGEFQLYYQPIVDASTREIQGFETLMRWKHPTLGMVPPARFIPIAETNGLINLLGAWALKAACVQLKQFEEVAKRSLYISVNISPRQFRNDKFLDVLDDAIAFSGLLGEQLVLEITEGTLMIDPVHAESILSKMAERKARIAIDDFGTGYSSLAYLKRFPISVLKIDRTFIRDLPGSQKDGAICNAVLDLAKHLNLSVVAEGVETEEQLQYLDQRGCQYIQGYLTGKPMAANVALAALKESIHAKMVPAELRQVAQ
- the upp gene encoding uracil phosphoribosyltransferase, which gives rise to MKQDPRFPNLFITDHPLIQHKLSHMRAKDTSTRTFRDLLKEITLLMGYEITRDLPLTTRTVETPLMTIDAPVIAGRKLAIVPILRAGIGMSDGLLDLVPSARVGHIGVFRDPDTHQPVEYLVRLPDTVERTFILCDPMVATGNSAVHAVDVLKKRGVTDEQIIFLALVAAPEGIEVFQKAHPGVKIYCASLDSHLNDHAYIVPGLGDAGDRIFGTK
- the rnhA gene encoding ribonuclease HI gives rise to the protein MDKVEIFTDGACKGNPGLGGWGALLVAEGAEKEICGGARDTTNNRMELQAVIEALTVLKRPCTVVLHTDSQYVQKGISEWIHGWKARGWKTASKEPVKNEDLWKALDAAQQMHTVEWRWVRGHNGHPGNERADMLANRGVEVARAR
- a CDS encoding class I SAM-dependent methyltransferase, which codes for MDKAGSEKSIIALEGWLQTPAGVYMRAWEQSCLDNLTADIFGYNAVQIGMPEIDALAASRMPYKLLADRKTRAVRDNLRAVNVTLDYTELPFASQSVDLIVLPHVLEFSTDPHQVLREVERVLIPEGQVVICGFNPASLWGARHVLRRVGGTSFLPRTEELISMPRMKDWLKLLNMSASQSHFGCYAPACRTEKWLQRYTFMDNAGSRWWPYFGGVYIIQAVKRVKGMRLIGPAWTKKTANAQVGVPVTNKQREQQDG
- a CDS encoding cold-shock protein, coding for MATGIVKWFNDSKGFGFITPDEGGEDLFAHFSAIQSAGFKSLQENQRVSFEVTAGPKGKQASNIQPI
- the gloB gene encoding hydroxyacylglutathione hydrolase → MTISSTQALTVLTVPAFRDNYLWLIHDGTHAAVVDPGDAKPILAALKDHGLKLTAILLTHHHADHIGGVPELLQHYQVPVFGPRNETIAAVTLPVGEGKTIDVPGLALKLNVLDVPGHTMGHIAYVRDASGDAPAWLFCGDTLFAGGCGRLFEGTPAQMISSLGKLAALPDDALVYCAHEYTLSNLRFARVVEPDNVALQERVKAETDKREHDMPTVPSSIGLEKATNPFLRYREPAIAQQLVQAGRLDRIDTPLATFTALRLWKNDF
- the aceB gene encoding malate synthase A → MTQSTITLPDGMQVTGDIKPGYETILVPEALALVAKLSREFEARRQQLLAVRVERAKRLDAGERPDFLADTAHIRNGDWKIAPIPKALECRRVEITGPVERKMVINALNSGADSYMTDFEDSNSPSWDNQITGQINMKDAVRGTIALEQNGKSYKLNEKVATLVVRPRGWHLDEKHVLVDGKRVSGGIFDFALFMFHNAKEQIARGAGPFFYLPKMESHLEARLWNDIFVMTQNELGLPQATIKATVLIETILAAFEMDEILYELREHSSGLNAGRWDYIFSCIKKFKLDKDFCLADRAKVTMTAPFMRSYALLLLKTCHKRNAPAIGGMAALIPIKNDTEKNDIAMGGVRNDKARDATDGYDGGWVAHPGLVELAMAEFKKVLGDKPNQIDKQRLDVEVHAEQLLDFKPETPITEAGLRYNINVGIHYLGSWLNGNGCVPIHNLMEDAATAEISRSQVWQWIRSTKGVLDDGRKVTADMVRAMIPEELAKVKVTAPDGNTPAYPRAAQIFEEMSTSESFEEFLTLPLYEEI
- a CDS encoding acetyl-CoA C-acetyltransferase → MTDAYIYEAIRTPRGKGSQDGSLHSVKPISLLTGLMQELQQRHQLDTGLVDDVVLGCVTPIGEQGADIAKIAALAAGWDWKVAGVQLNRFCASGLDAVNLAAQKVRSGWEELVVAGGIESMSRVPMGADGGAWALDPETSFKTDVVPQGIGADLIATLDSHQREQLDAFALRSQHKAAAARAAGRFRSIVPVRDQNGVTILAEDEFIKPTTTMEALEGLQPAFAAMGKLGFDSVALRKYPQLQQIAHLHTAGNSSGIVDGAALALIGSQAAGARIGLPPRARIVAAAVTGSEPTIMLTGPAPAARKALKLAGLRAGDIDLYEVNEAFASVVLRFMHELEIPDDQVNVNGGAIALGHPLGATGCMLLGTLLDELELRGLRRGMVTMCVGGGMGIATIIERVRA
- a CDS encoding enoyl-CoA hydratase/isomerase family protein, with the translated sequence MITTQHNGDTITVLLAARSINPLSRLFQRELGDLLDQLESRHPHLGAIQIGFDANAADPSHELEHLMALTPAQAADCMHMLASYNALLCRLEGMGVPVSATLGGDVCGHALGLALACHRRIALADAHLSLPQVLMGLAPVAGEIARTVRLTGVQAAMPLLLDGARLNATQALQAGLVHKVVGDESELADALGDTGAAAVQPWETKNHQLPGGGLDAPAVRALLQTAPAMLRQRAGGTVPAAEAVLCAMVEGLRVDFANALRIESRYFCQTAINQAHRKGGFSL